One Mycolicibacterium pulveris genomic region harbors:
- a CDS encoding SDR family oxidoreductase: MNLGLDDRVVLVTGGVRGVGAGISAVFAAQGATVVTCARRPVEGSPYEFHSCDVRDDDSVATMIKAITDRHGRLDVVVNNAGGSPYVPAAEASAKFSRKIVELNLLGPLSVSTHANAVMQGQDRGGSIVNVASVSGRRPTPGTVAYGAAKAGVESITSTLAVEWAPKVRVNSVVVGMVETEQSELFYGDADSIAAISKNVPLGRLATPADVGWAAAFLACDAASYISGASLEVHGGGEPPHYLATTTADIKR, from the coding sequence ATGAACCTCGGACTCGACGACAGGGTTGTGCTGGTGACCGGCGGCGTCCGCGGCGTTGGCGCGGGGATCAGCGCGGTCTTCGCCGCCCAGGGCGCCACGGTCGTCACCTGCGCGCGTAGGCCCGTCGAGGGTTCGCCCTACGAGTTCCACAGCTGCGATGTGCGCGACGACGACTCGGTGGCCACCATGATCAAGGCGATCACCGACCGTCACGGCCGCCTCGATGTGGTGGTCAACAACGCGGGTGGGTCGCCTTACGTGCCCGCCGCCGAGGCGTCGGCGAAGTTCAGCCGTAAGATCGTGGAGCTGAATCTGCTTGGGCCGTTATCGGTTTCGACACACGCGAACGCTGTCATGCAAGGCCAGGACCGGGGCGGCTCGATCGTCAATGTGGCAAGCGTCAGTGGCAGACGGCCGACACCTGGCACCGTCGCCTACGGCGCGGCCAAAGCGGGCGTCGAAAGCATCACCAGCACGCTGGCCGTGGAATGGGCGCCGAAGGTGCGGGTCAACTCCGTGGTCGTCGGCATGGTCGAAACCGAGCAATCCGAATTGTTCTACGGCGACGCGGATTCCATCGCGGCGATCTCCAAGAACGTGCCGCTGGGCAGGCTGGCCACCCCGGCCGACGTCGGGTGGGCCGCGGCGTTCCTGGCGTGCGACGCCGCGTCCTACATCAGCGGCGCCTCGCTGGAGGTACACGGTGGTGGCGAGCCGCCGCACTATCTGGCCACCACGACAGCTGACATCAAAAGATAA
- a CDS encoding SDR family oxidoreductase, producing MGLLDGRVVIVTGAGGGIGRAHALAFAAEGARVVVNDIGVGLDGSPAGGGSAAQGVVDEITAAGGEAVANGANVADWGQAEGLIQAAVDTFGGLDVLVNNAGIVRDRMLANTSEEEFDAVVAVHLKGHFATMRHAAAYWRNKSKAGDTVDARIINTSSGAGLQGSVGQANYSAAKAGIAALTLVASAELGRYGVTVNAIAPSARTRMTEKVFAEMMATQDKAFDAMAPENVSPLVVWLGSAESKDVTGKMFEVEGGIVRVAEGWAHGPQADKGARWDPAELGPVVKDLLAKARPPVPVYGA from the coding sequence ATGGGACTGCTCGACGGCCGTGTGGTCATCGTGACGGGCGCAGGTGGCGGTATCGGACGGGCCCACGCGCTGGCGTTCGCCGCGGAGGGGGCGCGGGTTGTGGTCAACGACATCGGCGTCGGCCTGGACGGCTCGCCCGCGGGCGGTGGTAGCGCCGCACAGGGCGTCGTCGACGAAATCACCGCTGCCGGAGGCGAAGCCGTTGCCAACGGCGCCAACGTGGCGGACTGGGGACAGGCCGAGGGGCTGATCCAAGCGGCGGTCGACACCTTCGGTGGTCTCGATGTGCTGGTCAACAACGCCGGAATCGTGCGGGACCGGATGCTGGCCAACACCAGCGAAGAGGAGTTCGACGCCGTCGTCGCCGTTCACCTCAAGGGTCACTTCGCGACCATGAGGCACGCGGCGGCGTACTGGCGGAACAAGTCCAAGGCGGGCGACACCGTCGACGCCCGCATCATCAACACCAGCTCCGGTGCCGGGCTGCAGGGCAGCGTGGGGCAGGCGAACTACAGCGCCGCCAAGGCGGGCATCGCGGCTTTGACGTTGGTGGCGTCCGCGGAGCTGGGTCGCTACGGCGTCACCGTCAACGCGATCGCCCCGTCGGCACGCACCCGGATGACCGAAAAGGTGTTCGCCGAGATGATGGCGACGCAGGACAAGGCATTCGACGCGATGGCGCCCGAAAACGTGTCCCCGCTGGTGGTTTGGCTCGGCAGCGCCGAGTCCAAGGACGTCACCGGCAAGATGTTCGAGGTCGAGGGCGGCATCGTCCGGGTGGCCGAGGGCTGGGCGCACGGACCGCAGGCCGACAAGGGCGCCCGGTGGGATCCCGCCGAGCTGGGGCCGGTTGTCAAGGACCTGCTGGCCAAGGCGCGCCCGCCGGTTCCGGTCTACGGCGCCTGA
- a CDS encoding histidine phosphatase family protein gives MHASSSTRRVLHVVFTAITVAVLFFVSGLPAWAAESMTLTFVRHGQSEANAADRIDTSVPGPGLTQLGQDQAEEVAVILADRGFDGIYASNMVRTQLTAAPLAADMGQTAVVLPGLREISAGIFEGSPESQGLGRLGYGLAPVLWTLGARFVPVLGAPDGNAFDARVDGAIQEIYDNGDRNAVAFSHGATIMFWVMMNVDNPDLTLLLSHPLGNTGIVVIEGNPEDGWLLKEWDGVAVSANPPLLTKLFVDVRDVVTAPQTALYNVVQAFTTGDIAALANAVRDGVTDVVRAVVEFVPNVVRDIVDEFNRSAAPAEDEPVTINAAPDHSSVVSAASATVEPEPAPQATEEVDEADATPLLTKIKKRAGATDLTSGNKVKPGDTIESTDTDTDTEAADAELDAEVGELEGSVTALPDRAVTPDDSETDSVDPADTDSDTDAGSGQAAA, from the coding sequence ATGCACGCGTCTTCTTCCACACGGCGGGTCCTCCACGTCGTATTCACCGCGATCACGGTCGCGGTGCTGTTCTTCGTCTCGGGGCTGCCGGCGTGGGCCGCGGAGTCGATGACGCTGACCTTCGTCCGACACGGCCAATCGGAGGCCAACGCCGCCGACCGCATCGACACCTCGGTGCCCGGGCCGGGGCTGACTCAACTGGGTCAGGACCAGGCAGAGGAAGTGGCAGTCATCTTGGCCGACAGGGGCTTCGACGGCATTTACGCCTCCAACATGGTGCGCACCCAGCTCACGGCGGCGCCGCTGGCAGCCGACATGGGCCAGACCGCGGTGGTCCTGCCCGGCCTGCGGGAGATCAGCGCGGGAATCTTCGAGGGATCGCCCGAGTCGCAGGGCTTGGGCCGCCTCGGGTACGGGCTGGCCCCGGTGTTGTGGACGCTGGGTGCGCGGTTCGTGCCGGTGCTGGGCGCCCCGGACGGAAACGCGTTCGACGCCAGGGTGGACGGCGCGATCCAGGAGATCTACGACAACGGTGACCGCAACGCCGTGGCGTTCTCCCACGGCGCCACGATCATGTTCTGGGTGATGATGAACGTCGACAACCCCGACCTGACGCTTCTGCTCTCGCATCCGTTGGGTAACACGGGAATCGTCGTCATCGAAGGCAACCCGGAAGACGGATGGCTGTTGAAGGAGTGGGACGGCGTCGCGGTCTCCGCCAATCCGCCGTTGCTGACCAAGCTGTTCGTCGATGTCCGCGATGTCGTCACGGCACCCCAGACCGCGCTCTACAACGTCGTCCAAGCCTTCACCACCGGGGACATCGCGGCGTTGGCCAACGCGGTCCGAGACGGAGTGACCGATGTCGTCAGGGCGGTAGTCGAGTTCGTGCCCAACGTGGTTCGCGACATCGTCGACGAGTTCAACCGCTCCGCCGCACCCGCGGAGGACGAGCCGGTGACCATCAATGCCGCGCCGGACCACTCGTCGGTGGTATCGGCCGCCTCGGCGACAGTCGAGCCCGAGCCGGCGCCTCAGGCAACCGAGGAGGTCGATGAAGCCGACGCGACGCCGCTGCTCACCAAGATCAAGAAGCGGGCGGGCGCAACCGATTTGACCAGCGGCAACAAGGTGAAGCCGGGCGACACCATCGAGTCGACCGACACGGATACCGACACCGAGGCGGCCGACGCCGAGCTCGACGCTGAGGTCGGTGAGCTCGAGGGCTCGGTGACGGCGCTACCCGACCGAGCCGTCACACCCGATGACAGCGAAACCGATTCGGTGGACCCGGCCGATACCGATTCCGACACCGATGCCGGATCGGGGCAGGCCGCCGCCTGA
- a CDS encoding nitroreductase family deazaflavin-dependent oxidoreductase, whose amino-acid sequence MPKSRPRFMDTKPADVFIKWMSRVNTFMYRRSDGEGFGSNFQGIPVALLTTTGRKTGQPRVTPLYFHRDGDVVVVAASKGGSDKNPMWYLNLKADPKVRVQIKKEVLELTARDATEEERVRYWPRLVEMYPTYEDYQSWTDRVIPLVVCEP is encoded by the coding sequence ATGCCGAAATCTCGCCCCCGGTTCATGGACACCAAACCCGCGGACGTCTTCATCAAGTGGATGTCGCGGGTCAACACCTTCATGTACCGCCGCAGCGACGGCGAGGGCTTCGGCAGCAACTTCCAAGGCATTCCGGTGGCGCTGCTGACCACCACGGGTCGCAAGACCGGTCAGCCGCGGGTCACGCCGCTGTATTTTCACCGCGACGGCGACGTTGTCGTGGTCGCGGCGTCCAAAGGCGGCAGCGACAAGAACCCGATGTGGTACCTCAACCTGAAAGCCGATCCGAAGGTCAGGGTCCAGATCAAGAAGGAAGTGCTCGAGCTGACCGCACGCGACGCCACCGAGGAGGAACGCGTGCGGTACTGGCCGAGGCTGGTCGAGATGTACCCCACCTACGAGGACTACCAGTCCTGGACCGACCGGGTCATCCCGCTCGTGGTTTGCGAACCCTAG